In the genome of Desulfovibrio desulfuricans, one region contains:
- a CDS encoding FlxA-like family protein, which produces MGVSGIGSLLGTGSTDAVYQVGLGANTIRTRSDDSDSGDTVDISDEAKKLFSEKIHMYDKGSSTPTSSASAKNTDDASSQSASDESGAGDDTSKAGGDVGGGSSSSSSSEVERIKKQIEALKSQLTSVAAHAGKGNETAVESKIQSLESQIASLEAQLAEAEKTSA; this is translated from the coding sequence ATGGGCGTATCAGGTATTGGCAGCCTGTTGGGAACAGGCAGCACTGACGCGGTGTACCAGGTGGGTTTGGGCGCAAACACCATCCGCACCCGCAGCGACGATTCCGACTCCGGCGATACTGTGGATATTTCGGATGAGGCCAAGAAGCTGTTTTCAGAAAAAATCCACATGTACGACAAGGGCTCGTCTACTCCCACATCCTCCGCTTCGGCCAAGAACACCGACGATGCTTCGTCCCAATCGGCCAGCGACGAATCCGGCGCGGGGGATGATACTTCAAAGGCCGGGGGCGACGTCGGCGGCGGCAGCAGCTCGTCGTCATCCAGCGAGGTCGAGCGCATCAAGAAGCAGATCGAAGCGCTGAAAAGCCAGCTTACCAGTGTGGCGGCACACGCCGGCAAGGGCAACGAAACGGCTGTGGAAAGCAAAATCCAGTCGCTCGAATCCCAGATAGCCTCGCTTGAGGCGCAGCTTGCCGAGGCGGAGAAGACTTCTGCTTGA
- the rbr gene encoding rubrerythrin, producing MKSLKGSQTEKNVLTAFAGESQARNRYDYFAGRAKNDGFVLVQEIFVETALQEKEHAKRLFKFLEGGEVEINAAFPAGVIAGSEANLIAAASGENHEHTVMYPEFAATADKEGFGEVAAVMRNIAVAEAYHEKRFLALAKDIKEGRMFMRTKPTVWRCLNCGCLVESDHAPEMCPACAHPKAYFAELNYTF from the coding sequence ATGAAGTCGCTGAAAGGCTCCCAGACCGAAAAAAATGTTCTTACCGCCTTTGCCGGTGAATCTCAGGCGCGTAACCGCTATGACTACTTTGCCGGGCGGGCCAAGAATGACGGGTTTGTTCTGGTTCAGGAAATTTTTGTCGAAACCGCCCTGCAGGAAAAAGAGCACGCCAAGCGCCTGTTCAAGTTTCTTGAAGGCGGCGAGGTCGAGATTAACGCGGCGTTTCCTGCCGGAGTGATCGCTGGCAGCGAAGCCAACCTGATCGCGGCCGCCAGCGGTGAAAACCACGAGCACACCGTCATGTACCCCGAATTTGCCGCCACTGCGGACAAAGAGGGTTTTGGCGAGGTTGCCGCAGTGATGCGCAATATCGCCGTGGCCGAAGCCTACCACGAAAAGCGCTTTCTTGCGCTTGCCAAGGACATCAAGGAAGGGCGCATGTTTATGCGTACCAAGCCCACCGTGTGGCGTTGCCTCAACTGCGGCTGCCTTGTGGAGAGCGACCATGCCCCTGAAATGTGCCCCGCCTGTGCCCACCCCAAGGCCTACTTTGCCGAGCTTAACTACACGTTCTAG
- a CDS encoding M48 family metallopeptidase — translation MPASKVPAAALHDIPSTVEFTLTDGTRLTAAVRISPRARRARLSLSPRGDLVLAIPLGMGPQQLKASLQLFVPWLERAKSNQLRKLPPPQLPARVDLPLTGESYMVVAGGDMAAGRKVATASPATGTLQLTRGARRVLLVENANQLSLFGSVDDLSLCAQALRQWSRKKAALMLPPFLEHMAVSGGFALAGVSVRDQRARWGSCSRQRLQKHPAQTTQWPGGHRTKVLHQISARIRNLFSAPLPLGMGGREDADMVAQRPGPAPNGPEGRISLNWRALLLPVPLLEHLCWHELCHLRHMNHSVAYRAELARFSPRWPEQEKALNAAWRGLPWWALPGDDASGQG, via the coding sequence ATGCCAGCCTCAAAAGTCCCTGCCGCCGCGCTGCACGACATTCCCTCAACAGTGGAATTTACCCTGACCGACGGCACGCGCCTGACGGCGGCTGTGCGCATTTCGCCACGCGCCCGGCGAGCCAGGCTCTCGCTCTCTCCCCGAGGCGATCTTGTGCTTGCCATACCTCTGGGCATGGGGCCGCAACAGCTCAAGGCAAGCCTGCAGCTCTTTGTGCCCTGGCTCGAACGGGCAAAAAGCAACCAGCTGCGCAAGCTGCCGCCCCCGCAACTGCCTGCGCGCGTTGACCTGCCCCTGACGGGCGAAAGCTACATGGTGGTTGCCGGGGGCGATATGGCCGCAGGCCGCAAGGTAGCCACAGCCAGCCCGGCGACCGGCACGCTGCAGCTGACCAGGGGAGCGCGCCGGGTGTTGCTGGTGGAGAACGCAAACCAGCTGAGCCTTTTTGGCAGCGTGGACGACCTGTCGTTGTGCGCGCAGGCCCTGCGCCAGTGGAGCCGCAAAAAAGCGGCGCTCATGCTGCCGCCCTTTCTTGAGCATATGGCCGTCAGCGGCGGCTTTGCCCTTGCCGGGGTAAGCGTGCGCGACCAGCGCGCACGTTGGGGAAGCTGCTCGCGCCAACGTCTTCAAAAACATCCCGCGCAGACAACGCAATGGCCGGGAGGCCACCGCACAAAGGTGCTCCACCAGATATCCGCACGCATCCGCAATCTTTTTTCCGCCCCGCTGCCCCTTGGCATGGGAGGGAGGGAGGATGCCGACATGGTGGCCCAGAGGCCCGGCCCTGCCCCGAACGGCCCGGAAGGTCGCATCAGCCTCAACTGGCGCGCCCTGCTGCTGCCGGTCCCCCTGTTGGAGCATTTGTGCTGGCACGAGCTGTGCCATCTGCGCCACATGAACCACTCCGTTGCCTACCGGGCGGAGCTTGCGCGCTTTTCTCCCCGCTGGCCCGAGCAGGAAAAAGCCCTCAATGCCGCATGGCGGGGGCTGCCCTGGTGGGCCCTGCCCGGCGACGACGCCAGCGGCCAGGGCTGA
- a CDS encoding potassium channel family protein has translation MAEKKMEIGVIGLGKFGLRMASTLVSLGHTVLGIDMSEARVQRAEEALDTVYKADATNIAVLRSLHVQDLDWVVISVGQSVEQSLSITLNVQELGGPKIWVKASNEEHKKILQRLHVTRAMVPETEAAVMAAHQLTHPGMLDLIPKYGGIAIQELRVEQWDGKTLVELNLMQKYGVMVMGIRPAGKNEFVFVPPAMTELRKGDALVVAGKADSMSQLNP, from the coding sequence ATGGCGGAAAAGAAAATGGAAATCGGCGTGATAGGTCTTGGCAAGTTTGGGCTGCGCATGGCCTCGACCCTGGTGTCGCTGGGGCATACCGTGCTTGGCATCGATATGTCGGAGGCCCGCGTGCAAAGGGCGGAGGAAGCCCTGGATACGGTGTACAAGGCCGACGCCACCAATATTGCCGTGCTGCGGTCGCTGCATGTGCAGGACCTGGACTGGGTGGTTATCAGCGTAGGGCAAAGCGTGGAGCAGTCGCTGAGCATAACCCTCAACGTGCAGGAACTGGGCGGCCCCAAGATATGGGTCAAGGCCTCCAACGAGGAACACAAAAAAATTCTGCAACGCCTGCACGTCACCCGCGCCATGGTGCCGGAAACCGAGGCGGCCGTCATGGCCGCCCACCAGCTGACCCACCCCGGCATGCTCGACCTCATCCCCAAGTACGGCGGCATCGCCATTCAGGAGCTGCGCGTGGAGCAGTGGGACGGCAAAACCCTGGTGGAGCTTAACCTCATGCAGAAATACGGCGTTATGGTCATGGGCATTCGCCCCGCCGGTAAAAACGAATTTGTGTTTGTGCCGCCTGCCATGACCGAGCTGCGCAAGGGCGATGCCCTTGTGGTGGCCGGAAAGGCCGATTCCATGAGCCAGCTCAACCCCTGA